In the Juglans microcarpa x Juglans regia isolate MS1-56 chromosome 6D, Jm3101_v1.0, whole genome shotgun sequence genome, one interval contains:
- the LOC121268914 gene encoding flavonol synthase/flavanone 3-hydroxylase-like has protein sequence MAGSGIPTVDLSPFLSSNGDQGDKKKKLAMDAIYQSCLEHGFFRIVNHGVPLDLMNRALQLSKTFFEYPDEEKLKFSPVSAAPLPAGYNRQPQNSPDKNEYLLLFPPNSGFNIYPQNPPEFREVLEEMFSHLTRTGVLVESILNDCLGLPPNFLKEYNQDRSWDFMAALRYFPATEEESNGISEHEDGNLITFVFQDEVGGLEVLKNGEWIPVTPVEDTIVVNLGDVIQVLSNKKFKSATHRVVRREERSRFSYAYFYNLQGDKWVEPLSQFTKEIGEPPKYRGFQYKEYQQLRMRNKTHPPSRPEDVINITHYAIST, from the exons ATGGCCGGCTCAGGCATTCCCACAGTTGATCTCTCTCCTTTCTTAAGTAGCAATGGTGATCAGggagacaagaagaagaaattagCAATGGACGCAATTTACCAGTCCTGTTTAGAGCATGGGTTCTTCCGTATTGTGAACCATGGGGTGCCACTCGACCTGATGAACCGTGCCCTCCAACTCTCCAAGACATTTTTTGAGTACCCTGATGAGGAAAAGCTCAAGTTTAGTCCTGTATCTGCTGCACCTCTTCCTGCTGGTTACAATAGGCAGCCTCAAAACTCACCGGACAAGAATGAGTACTTGCTCCTCTTTCCACCCAACTCTGGCTTCAATATCTACCCCCAAAACCCACCGGAATTCAG GGAAGTGTTGGAAGAGATGTTCTCCCACTTAACCAGAACTGGAGTGCTTGTAGAGAGCATCTTAAATGACTGCTTGGGTCTCCCTCCCAACTTCCTTAAGGAATACAATCAAGATAGGAGCTGGGATTTCATGGCAGCTTTGCGTTACTTCCCGGCAACTGAAGAAGAGAGTAATGGTATCTCGGAACATGAAGATGGGAATTTGATCACTTTTGTGTTTCAAGACGAAGTTGGAGGCCTAGAAGTTCTCAAAAATGGAGAATGGATTCCTGTAACTCCAGTTGAAGACACCATTGTTGTCAATCTAGGCGATGTCATTCAG GTGTTGAGcaacaaaaaatttaagagTGCTACTCACAGAGTGGTGAGACGAGAAGAAAGAAGCAGATTCTCATATGCATATTTCTATAACTTGCAAGGAGACAAGTGGGTGGAACCATTATCACAGTTCACCAAAGAGATTGGAGAGCCACCAAAGTACAGAGGATTCCAATACAAAGAGTACCAGCAGCTGAGGATGAGAAACAAGACCCATCCACCCTCTCGACCGGAAGATGTTATAAACATTACCCACTATGCAATATCCACCTAG